Below is a window of Watersipora subatra chromosome 11, tzWatSuba1.1, whole genome shotgun sequence DNA.
AAGAATTTGAGTTTTCTAGATCTAAATTACTCCGACTCCACTGTACTAACAAACATCCAATTGTGAAAAAGTATGtgccataaaacctctatttgtcCGCCACCATAGGgggagggttgaaaaataaagcaccatggcgttaaaatagaggttttacagtatttttcagtgtttataaatttcaagtTACAACTTCAGTTCTGCGTTACTACCTTTCCATATTGTAAGACTCCTCGCCTCAGGAACAACACCCATGCCTTTTTCTCTGGGATCGACGGTACCTTTTCTTATGAAAGTGGTTCTTTCTGGAAATTATTTCATAATATTAAAATTTCTTAAGTAGAAATACTTTTTACCCTGTTAATGTCCTAATCAGTTGCAAGCCCATCTCACTGTTCATTCCTGACCACTTCTTCACAGTGACAGCAAGGCCCTTCGCAAGGAGTTGTAATTTCCTTTAGGTGTAATATTGTACTGATCATAGATGGATGGATTACTGCCATATTTGTTGAAATCAACCAAACGCATCTCTTTTAGTGCTTTTCTATTATCTTTTGCTTTATTCTCATGTACAGAACAACTTCGTTTCTTCAACACTTTTTTTCCATTACTTGCTTCTTTGGGGTCCATAGGTAATCAGAGTTACGTAACACACAAGTAAACCTACAATAAACCCCTACAAAAGCTGATGAAAAACTGTCCAAACACTTCATGCTGTACAGAATCTAACTAGCAAAAGACTAAGCCGTCAAATATTTTCCTAGACTTGTGGGAAAACAGAGGATTCTTGGTATACTCACGTGACGCTGTTAGCAGCATGAAGTTTTCCGAAGAAGCGTTTCGTAGTTGAAAATGTTGTACGTAGAGCTTTTGACGAGTATAGGTAAAACACTGTATTAAGCAAAAATGCGGGTTTTAGAAAAAACTTTGTTAAGGGCTAGTTGCTAGAAGGTTGTATGCagtgttttcttttttacacGATTTCTTATTTTTCCGACTGTAAACTTGTTCACTATCTCCGATGGTCCATTAACCATTGCGTTTATTTGTCTCCGGGGTCTGCTCTATTTATCGACTTATGTGTCCTCTCGTTAGGTGCAAACCTATCGGTTTGAGTTGGCAGACCTGCTCAAACCAGATGAAGAACCTAGCAGGGAAAGAGTAAGCAGGGAAGCAAGAAAAGTGAACCGATTTGAGTCGGCTTTCGCTGGAGGGTCAGTAGTCTTAAGTTAGTCAGTTCTATTTGTTTGATGGGTTCCTAATTTTGCTGAGATGTCcaattaaaatgttgattggaAATATGCTTTGATCTTTAGTTGATAGAACacatgcaaatattttcatagttgaactttttttaaattgactAGAAAATCAGTGAACTAAGATTTTAGGCCTTGCGAGcattcttttttcttttgagcttgTCTCTTTGACCATCATTACGCTGATCTGCTCAAAGATTCATCATAAGAAAACATAAAGTTGTCATATATGTCTGTTGTACAGTCGGCTGTTTTAATCAACTCCACGATGTCTCGCTCTAAACATCAAATTAACAAATGTTGTTATGTCAAGGTCAGTAGTATGAATTGCAAAAGTGAGTTTACATTTTAATAAGTTATTTATTCTGAGATTCTGAAGCTAACTATTCGATGCAGTAAACAGTAGCACTCTTGTCTACACCCCTTGTTATCATATTTCTATGTTTGCGAAAGTCGAGAAGCAAACAGCCATGATTGGTCAGTTTGCGGCTGCTTTCATATTTGTTGGATTCCTTATTGTATGCGCTGCCAGAGTTGTCGCTAATCTAGCTAATATTGATTCTGAAGTTACACAAAAACGTAGAATGTCTTATTTTTAGTGTCCTAGAATTACAAACCAACTTTTCTGTGTCAAGATTTCGTTCAGTATGCTTATATGAATCATTTGCTAGCAGCAgtgtaaattaatttttaaaatgtgttgAATACAATGAGAATCAGGTCAGGAGATCCAAACCTCGTTTTGGCATAAATTGTACAAAAAGAAGTTTGTAAAGAAAAAATTCTTTCCCAACTAAATTCAGCAGAATgcattgtacatgtacttctGGCTTTTGAGACTCTATTGTAATCTATCATTTTGGCTTCATGTATGTTTTCTTGTACTTGTATAacgttaatttatttttgttatacatgtaggtcTACGCCATATGTTCTCACTGGTAAGTCGATGAAATTTGTGGCTGCTAATATTTTGCTTCCTAAAAAGTTCACCTTTTCACTTCTGGGTCTTGTTTTACCTCTAAATTTTACGCTTCACAAATCATCTGAATTGCTCGTTATTCTTCCTAGCGGGTCAGTCATGAACCACCCCTACACTGAGCTGGGAAAGCTCTGATGAATGTGAGCTTTAGTTTGCTATGTGGTGCTGCCCTAAAAAACGTGTGTCTAATGTGCTTTGCTAATGCAAGTTGCTTCCGTTCTACATGTTGATATTAATGTAATACTAAACGTAATGTTATTATAGGTCAGATTACTTGATAACTTACTATAATTacttattaattaattaataatacttAGATAATTGACTAGTGTTATCATAATAAAgttctaaaaaattatataaggaAACACTTAAAATGGTGGTAAACAATATGAAATAAACTACTCATTTACCAAAAGCAAGATTGATACTAGCGCTACTTATTTGCATGGTTGGCTCGGTTTAACAAGCCAAGAAACCGGTTTCTATGgttttatcattatattttgtgaaaaacaacaTTTAGACTCCTAGTGGTTCCTGtgtggtagaaatgcaattctaTGTAATCACAGGCTTGCAAGGCAGGCCAGTGAGTAAGGATTACTTATagttagaaattaaaacaataaaatcctttcgGGCAAAAGCTTTaggtttgcaaactaatattccATTTAGTGAGCACTAGCCAAAGTAGTTgaattgttagaattcagtttatcaagttttttgtgtttcaaaaagttaaagttgtacCTTGAATTTCAAACATGTCTCGCAAACAGGGTTCCATTTGGCAGTTTTCACTTGAAATGCggaaggcaaaggttttaaggcaaaatgtaataagTGTGCTGTCATAACGcaaggtcacgcagataggcttaaagcacacgtagcaaaatgtcaaacTACTCTTCACTACCACACAATTCATCACTGggattaaaattcctacttatacatatacCTGTATGTAATATACTcattttatgtgataagatttctgctctgtttttcttcattcatgtttgattaaaggatcattctgaaatttccatgtttttttctcttttttctcataataactcccacagtaccatctttaacagatgatttcacatgtatgttcaatactcaatcatgcagctatagtaagagatgttaattagacttgaaattgcaaaaaccttggtcaaATAATATAAACCATAAACattggtttaaaccataaaaaatcgGTTTAACCACATTGGGTACtgcttaccataaaaaatcggtttaaaccataaaaaatctggtttttttcattaaaaatcatGGGTTTTTCTCAACCCTGCTTGtttgcaaaaacaaaagttgttTAATAATGAATAAAGTCATTTTTGAATAATACAATGGTTTTCTGACACATTCGATAATTTTGAATTCGTTTGTAGCAAAGCATTTCAATTAATGACAGGTAATGCTTCTTTGGCTCACCTTTCCCATTCAGTTCTGCTGTACTAACTACTATTTTTAAGCTCACTAAAATAGGTGTAGCATTTTTGCTCTATGCACAGTATTAAGTGTATTAGAATATTACGATTAAATGTTGAAATCCAAGAGGCTATAGTTAAAAAAGATTACATTTCAAAAGCACGTAATTTGTCAGTCGGTATTTTCAAACGAAAGTAGTTTGCAAGTTTCTCTTTTCAAATTTTGTGGCAGCATAATAGAATGTCTATTCTAAAGCCAGTCTTACTAAACtaggcaaaataatttttatatattttttcctCTTTTACATTAATTTACATTTGTGTGTTCATTCATCGATTTGGTCTGTTTTCAGCGATTTGGTTGTGTTTTGCAGATGAAGTCGATTCACCATCCAATAGCATCCTGAACAGACAACTCAAAGTTGGCAGCTGCAACCATCAAGACAATAAAGTGCTGCTTACGTTGCTACCCCTATTGGTTAAGTTACTATCAATTATACAACTAATGTTGCTTGACTTGGAATGGAATtcttctaaaaaatattttgaaagttaTGGAGAACCGTATAAAAAACTGCCGACAGACCGATCAGAAGCTAATAGCTTGGCATTTGAAAAGAAGGCCAGCAAGTGTGCCCATCTTAATAGGACCCTGAAGAATTCTGACAATCTTTCGAGTCGTGACGACCTGGCTAGAATTTATACTTGTGATAATCCACAGCGCTGCCATGTGGTAGAATCTTCAAAACAGGTCAGGTCTGCTCCAGTGAGAACTCCACAACTGATGATAAGGCTGATTCTTTTTCTAAATGCACTACAGACAAGATGGATAGATGGGTGCCAGTCAAGCGCAAAAGGCCTTTTAGGGCGCAGTCTAAAGGTGCAGCCTGTTCTAAAAGAGCAGTTTTTTCTAAAGGCACAGcctttaaaaaaatgaatacTGTGCCAGCAACCTGTAGTTTCAAGCAACACAAAGACCATCTACTTACAAATCCTATGTCTGAATGGGCTAGCCAGAAAACCTCTAGCAAAAATGAATGGCACACAAAAAGACGTAGACAAAATCATGAACAAAAGAAAACTAGAAGACGGAAGAGGTCTAAAAGGGCTCAAACAGCACCCATGGTTGGTTTCAAGTCTCATTCCAGCTCGAAGGTTGACTTTGTAGCACAACCTATAACTAAACCACCATCGTATCCGAAGACTGGAAATGAAGCTTATGTGGATGGTACTTCTTGTGAATCAAAGTGGTCTATGACGAAGGAAACAAGGACTTCTGCTTCCAAGCAAAGCACAGCAAAGCCAGTTGCTTTACAAAAAAGGCCCAAGGTGTATAAATGTACTTGGTGGCTTCTTACGAAATCAAGCCCATCGATAAAAAATGTTCGAAGCAAAATGAGAGTTAATGAGCCGGCAGGGCATTGCAGACGTGTATACAAAGGTATTATGGTTAAATACAGTTTTGATAGAAATACAACaaattgtaagtttccaaaaAAGAGAGGCATTACCAGGAAACCTATCAATAAGGTTTTTCTGAAGCTAACAATGCTTAGAATACCATTCTGCACCAAAGGCACGTTTGCTTTCTTCCATAAGGAGTTTGACCACCTAACAATAAATGGAGCTAGAGTAATTACTCCTAGTACAACCAGATCAGGTTCTCGGGTCTTTGCTGTAGAGGGTTTGATGATACAACGGGCTTCTTTTAGAGTTCTGGAGGGGCCTTTCTTTCAATTTGCAGTTGATTGGAGTAGAAAGGTGAAAGTTCTTGAAAAGGTTTTTTTGGAACACAATTCTTCCAGGATTAAAATATGCAAGACACCCAATATCAGCGGGGCCGTAGGAATCCTCAGAGTTCACTGGCTAAACAGCATGAAAGTGATTGATCTTCGGAACATTCCAGTGGAAGGTGAAACTTCAGTAATTGATCACGAGATGAATACTTTTACCTGGGACCCTGGTGGGTCTGCTGCTTTCCGAGTGAAAGCCCTTTTTGGCATCTAAAACAGGATCAATACTGTCTATAAAGACGGTGAGAAGAGTACTGAATAGTTTAGCTCTTATAATATACTACGCCTTGAGACCCAGCTGCCCTTCCAATTCTGACATGTCAGTATCTCTGTCCCAGTCACTCGAATCACTGCTTCAGCCTTGACAGTGTGAACAGTAATTAAAACTGGGCTTTTGTTTTACATATTACTGAACAGCAAGGTTCAGATAGTGCAGGCAATTCACCTACTGGCATTGAAGTAGCTTGGCTACAACCAAGTATCATTATCCAATGCCGTCTGTACTAGGCAGTATCTGCTGCGAAATTCTCAATAAAGCTAAAGTTACTAGCCTTTCTGTCTCTTTTGCTTTCGGTTGTTTCAACAAGGACTGTCTTATGGTTTGGGCTTTATCACTGTCTTTCAGGCAGGCATAGGTCAAGAAATATTGTCGTCTTTGGTCTGGTGTAGCTAGAGGATAAAATTATCCATCACCGTCTTTGAGTGTGACTGCTGCTGAAAGATTATCAAATGGTATCCTGCTGTTGAGTTTTTCATTAGCACTTGCACGCATCTCCATACACAGGAAGAAGGTCAGATATGGCAAGTCTAGTTGGTAACGAATATTTCTGGGTTGCCTTTTCTTGGTGCACAAATGCCAAAAAGGAAGCTTAGCTGACCAATTCTGCAGGCATTCATCAAAATTTGTCCAGCATTGCTGAAGAAGATGCTCAGCTTTCACAAGCTTCTACAGCTGGATTGTGAAAGAGTTAGCTCTAATAGGTGAGTTACATACCATTTAAAACTTTGTGCACATTGGTCGCTGTTCCTTCGTCTGAGAGAATGTGATACAGATAGAAAAGTTTGGCTTGTTAATGATTTCTGTTTGTATTATGTACTTTTTATGCATGAACGCCTAACAATATGAACAAGGCCTTAAAAAGGTGTAAGTTAGTAAACtttactacagtcatacctcgacatacgagctaaATCTGTTCCTGtgtggtagaaatgcaattctaTGTAATCACAGGCTTGCAAGGCAGGCCAGTGAGTAAGGATTACTTATagttagaaattaaaacaataaaatccgtGTGGGCAAAAGCTTTAGGTTAGCAAACTAATATTCCATTTAGTGAGCGctagccaaagtagttggattgttagaattcagtttatgtATGTCAATGTAGCTCCTATGTCAATATGCTCTAATCTCAAagaaatattttctatataacataacttaatacaaattaatctgttctcATCctctaaaaaaatatattacaatggaaaaacgTGCATTTGCAAAAACTCGAGAAATTTATTGTTCCAATTCACTACCtacactcacaaagtaacaaatatttattggttatgatctacaataaagtttaacatttttatgtacAGTTACTGTACTGTATAGAGTTCTTACCTGTGAGACAAATGTAAAGGCTAACGGCTGTGTGAGATAGACTTGCCAGAAACACAATCGatacactagacttttgtgacgctaAGTAACATAACATtgactttaaatttaatttgggtgaatttagcttactaaacactctgaaaaataagttttaaccTTATGCTAAACTTAGTGCTAATTTTGgcttcattttcatttttattatcttattaGGGTTTGCCTTGCTGTTTACTATCACTTTTATCAAACCTTAAAACTTTTGGTAACTGAATGAGAAAGACCGAGTGATGCAGTTcttgaaagcggcctctcgcatactcgACCACCTAGCAGCCGCATCAAGAACCATCTCAAGTTTGTGTCGTATTTCAAGGCACAAACTTACTAGATATTTTGTACAATTCTCAAATTTCTCGAATGTTAGGAcactcatatgtcgaggtatgactgtattgtcATACACTGAAACAGTACATCCGAATGCATGTAATTTTTCTTCTTTCTGTCATTATTTAGTGCTTGTGAACGACGACCATTGCGAACCAGACTTTACCCAGAATGGTTTCATCTAAACTACGACAGAAGGAGATCTGAAGTGATTGTTTGAACAGCACAAATATGTTTGGTCCAGCACACTAAGTTTAGAATACCCAAAGTCCGAAAACAAACAAGGTGCTGTTTATGGAATATTGGTACAAAAGTCTTCAAGTGAGACTCCCTagaaagcttttaaaaaaataatttgctttCAATATATTTGTTCATTCTTTTACATGAGCTAATGACATATCATACTATGTTCTGATAGATGTCATAGCCCTGGCAGTCTCCATCAGCCTGGATTTTAAATTCTGGCGCTGTATTACCACTTCATCACATTAAGCTAAATCTTGATATATCTGATAGTCCGATATAGAGCGTGCGTGTGTAGGTCACGAGTTATATCTGATAGTACGATATAGAGTGTGCGTGTGTAGGGCATGAGATATATCTGATAGTCCGATATAgagtgtgcatgtgtgtgtaggTCATGAGATATATCTGATAGTCCGATATAGAGTGTGCGTGTGTAGGGCATGAGATATATCTGATAGTCCGATATAgagtgtgcatgtgtgtgtaggTCATGAGATATATCTGATAGTCCGATATAGAATGTGCGGGTGTAGGGCATGAGATATATCTGATAGTCCGATATAGAATGTGCGTGTGTAGGTCATGAGATATATCTGATAGTCCGATATAGAATGTGCGGGTGTAGGGCATGAGATATATCTGATAGTCCGAAATAGAATGTGCGTGTGTAGGTCATGAGATATATCTAATAGTCCGATATAGAGTGTGCGGGTTTAGGGCATGAGATATATCTGATAGTCCGATATAGAGTGTGCGTGTGTAGGTCATGAGATATATCTGATAGTCCGATATAGAATGTGCGGGTGTAGGTCACAAGATATATCTGATAGTCCGATATAGAATGTGCGTGTGTAGGTCATGAGATATATCTGATAGTCCGATATAGAGTGTGCGGGTGTAGGTCATGAGATATATCTGATAGTCCGATATAGAGTGTGCTTGTGTAGGTCATGAGATATATCTGATAGTCCGTTATAGAGTGTGCGTGTGTAGGGCATGAGATATATCTGATAGTCCGATATAGAATGTGCGTGTGTAGGTCATGAGATATATCTGATAGTCCGATATAGAATGTGCGGGTGTAGGTCATGAGATATATCTGATAGTCCGATATAGAGTGTGCGTGTGTAGTCCTGAGATATATCTGATAGTCCGATATAGAGTGCACATGCGTGTGTAGGTCACAAGATATATCTGATAGTCCGATATAGAGTGTGTGGGTGTAGGGCATGAGATATATCTGATAGTCCGATATAGAGTGTGCGTGTGTAGTCCTGAGACATATCTGATAGTCCGATATAGAGTGCACGTGCGTGTGTAGGTCACAAGATATAGTGGAGAAGCAGCCCAGAGCTATCTTTCactcttatttatataaatatggagaATAAAGTAAGATCAGATTCTTGgccagaattttatgctgagtttaatgatatagtttctacacctataactggtcacatttagAAGTTCTAAGACGATTTTATTTTGAGGgaggacaactcctaaaattTAGGAAAATCGGtatttttctgtttgaaatTACTGCTACGAGTCAAGTTTTCACATTTAAGAGTTAAAAAGCATGGAGGATAAAGAGTGTGTCTTCCATTGTTTGGAAAAATTGTGGGGAAACCTTGGTTAGAGTCACAGCACAGCAGTGAAAAACTGCTCAGGGGTACACACAGAAGTGAACTGAGTTGGATGATGAACTTAACATAGTAATTGCAGCAAACATTCTTGAACATGAGTCACACGCAAACCTTGTCTGTCACTATGCATGCTACAAAAAATACTGCAATAAGTTACTCTTGGAAAGAGCTGAGGCCAGACATACGAAGAGAAAATCAGCAGAGGATACTGTCAGCTCTGAAGAGGTGGGTACTGTGGTGTCCATCCATTTCACCACTGGGCACTGAATAATGTTGCTCCTCATtgtttttattgccattgtgAGTTTGTGatacacataaattatatatttatcattaataaatctcTATGTTCATATTGTTTTACAAGTTTAGTAAGAGCAAAGCAATGTCATTTGTGCCCCATTTGTGTTAACTTATTTGAAAGTTACATGGTGTTTGGTgaccaggcctgccaacccaagagtggggcaatgcgtgagatttggttttggggcaattgatgtatcaatgatagtatgtgtaaaattgtggaaattggggcaaaaatctcacgtattttcattttttctttggggtgattgcgtgagtctcacgcccaatgcgtgagagttggcaggtatgttggTGACTTCCGTCCATATTATAGTCATGCACTGTTACAATGACTGATTATTTGTGTCATGGGTTTATTCTAGACAACCACAAAAAGAACAAGGTCATTTGGCACTGTTAGAGGAACTGGTCCTCTTTTACCTCAGTTGTACATCATGTGTCAGAAGATAAATGGTTGAAGAAATCGggaaagaaaactgtaagagATACGCTAGTCAAAGCACAAACCTTGACAGCAGGTGATGAATCAAGTCTTGTTACAAATAAGCTGCATAATTATGACGACCTACTCAGCCCTCTATTACTTCCAAAGTAACCAATCGACATAAATTTTTGGCATTCACTTTTTTATAGGATTGCTGATTGACTCCGCCAGAAGACGGCCAGATGGACAAAAGGTATTGGATTTAATTGGTCAGGACCCTGACTTGGTAGCTATGGAAGCGAGATACCACAGAGTATGTTTCAGAGAATTCACCCGCCAAAACACTAGGACAACACAGCCAGCCGTACAAAGGTAAGCCATTTTGTTTGTCTGCAATCAATCTAACTtgaacatatactgtatatcttatattatcTTAGAATAGAGCTATCTAGCAATGGCACATTACCTTGCCAAATAGACTGATTACTCTGGGCTTTTTGTGGTCATTGGTGAAagtttttcattgctttttatattgatGCTTTCAGAGAATCAGATCTATACAATGAAACGTACCGGAAATACTTTATGCCATTATTGAGTAAGGAGTGGAGCAGTGCACAGATCAAACAGGATCTTgatgtatacatagcattttctTCCAAGTGCAACAAGATCAGTTTTCAAATGGATGGGAAAACCAGTAAAAAAAATATAGTGAGTCTAGCATCAGATCATGAGGAAGCTGACACAAGAATGATAGCACATATAATGTCCATCATGGAAGACAAAGGATCGAACTGTACGGTGATGATAAAGTGTCAAGATACAGATGTGTTTATGatttgtatatctttggtaCATGAGCTTCCATCAGATCAATTGTACTACTTCTGTGGGAAGAAAGAACGAATGCGATACATACACATTGGAAATGTATCAGGTATTCTAACACCGCCCTACTGCCAGGCACTTCTGAGTCTACATGCACTCAGCGGTTGTGATAGTATCAGCGCATTTCATTCAAAGGGAAAGAAATCCTTTTTGAATTTGCTCAATCAGAACCCTGAGTTCATCAACGTATTAAGCTCTTCGGGCTTGGAGTTTGAGGTAGATGATGATACTCAGCACTCTATAGAGAAACTCATATGCAGGCTTTATAATATTGACACAGCTGAAAAGGTCAATGAAGCAAGATATTTGGTCTATTGCTCTCCCTCAAGGATTTCCCAAGCTAACCTTCCTCCAACCCAAGATGAATTGAGGCTGCATGTAATGAGAGCTGGTTACCAAGCAGCCATATGGCGTAGAGCTGTGCAGCCAACAATTGATCCTCCCCTACCCACTAATCATGGCTGGACTTTGTATAATGGAAATCTCAAAATCACATGGATGACACAGACCCAGCGCCTTCTGGTGTGATGAAAGCATGTTTTGTCGATGTAAGACAGGATGTTCATCCAAATAAATggttatataatattgtgtatATGTTAAACTCTACGCAACTtggaaagatataaatattaaatctgaAATATGCTACAAATTCTGATCTTGATTGATGTATTGCAACCTCTTTGCTTTCCCCAAATGATAAACTGGcgaaatttaaaattatatcattaaattcatgtattacataatacattatgaaaatgttgtGGCCAGTTGAGAGAATTGTCAATTACATCCTCGGAACAAGCTCCAAATTTTGGTCCAAAAACACATGGAATTGAGTGGTATtcacaattatatttaatacatacttCAAGTTATGCATATgacttacataataatattatgtaatataaattcaaatccatgcgtttttgaaatctcattatatgatatttgaaatcagctacaAATTTGGATCTAGTTTGACGTATCACAGTCCTGCTCTGTACTGGTCGAActtgtaaattataaaaattatgttattattttattgtatcacgtaatacattataattagtCTGGTGGCTAGTTTAGAAGTGTAGAAACTAGATATTCagaatcagcataaaattctggtCTAGAACATTATTTCAGCATATTGTCCatcctaatataaaataaatcactttttttagCACTTTATGGTAGGCTGCTGCTCCACTAATATATCTGATAGTCCGATATAGAGTGTGTGGGTGCGTGTCTAGGTCATGAGATATATCTGATAGTCCGATATAGattgtgcgtgcgtgtgtagCTCACGAGTTATATCTGATAGTCCGATatagagtgtgtgtgtgtaggtCATGAGATAATTATATCTGAGAGTCCGATATAGAGTGTGTGGGTGCGTGTGTAGGTCAGGAGATATATCTGCTAGTCCGATATAgagtgcgcgcgtgtgtgtgtagGTCATGAGATATATCTGATAGTCCGATATAcagtgtgcgtgcgtgtgtagGTCATGAGATATATCTGATAGTCCGATATAGAGGGTGCAGGTGCGTGTGTAGGTCACGAGTTGTATCTGATAGTACGATATAgagtgtgcatgtgtgtgtaggGCATGAGATATATCTGATAGTCCGATATAGAGCGTGCGTGTGTAGGTCACGAGTTATATCTGATAGTACGATATAGAGTGTGCGTGTGTAGGGCATGAGATATATCTGATAGTCCAATATAgagtgtgcatgtgtgtgtaggTCATGAGATATATCTGATAGTACGATATAgagtgtgcatgtgtgtgta
It encodes the following:
- the LOC137408436 gene encoding uncharacterized protein, with the translated sequence MDRWVPVKRKRPFRAQSKGAACSKRAVFSKGTAFKKMNTVPATCSFKQHKDHLLTNPMSEWASQKTSSKNEWHTKRRRQNHEQKKTRRRKRSKRAQTAPMVGFKSHSSSKVDFVAQPITKPPSYPKTGNEAYVDGTSCESKWSMTKETRTSASKQSTAKPVALQKRPKVYKCTWWLLTKSSPSIKNVRSKMRVNEPAGHCRRVYKGIMVKYSFDRNTTNCKFPKKRGITRKPINKVFLKLTMLRIPFCTKGTFAFFHKEFDHLTINGARVITPSTTRSGSRVFAVEGLMIQRASFRVLEGPFFQFAVDWSRKVKVLEKVFLEHNSSRIKICKTPNISGAVGILRVHWLNSMKVIDLRNIPVEGETSVIDHEMNTFTWDPGGSAAFRVKALFGI